Below is a window of Pirellulales bacterium DNA.
TTTGGCTGCCATCGCGAGCCGGCCGAATCTTGCAACGCATCGAGCAGCTTGAGCGCTTCGGCGGGGCGCTTCGAGCCTTGATAGCAAAGCGCGAGCAAATAGCGAGCGGTGGTTTGTGGCGCCGGCGGCGGCGATTTCGCCTCGGCGTTGTTCGTGGTCGCGACCATCGGCTCCAAAATCGCTTCGGCGCGATCGAAATGATCCAGTTGATACAAGGCTCGGGCATGTTCGATCCGCGATTGCGAGAAATCTTGGCTCGCGGGGTACTTTTTCTCGAAGGCCTCGAACGATGCCACGGCCCGATCGGTTTGGCCAGTGTTGGATTGCAGGATCGCGAGCTGCAAGAGCGACTGTTCGGCGAGCGCCGCATCGGTTCCGCCGGCCAATTGCCGGTACAGTTTTTCGGCCTCGTCGGTCTTGCCGCTTAGCTCGCGGGCGCGGGCCAGGCCGTAGCGGCATTCATCGCAAGGGGGCTCGCCGGGAAATTGCGTCAGAGCCTGATTGAAAAGGTCGGCGGCAGACGCCGCGTCGCCGTCGGCCAGGGCCAATTGGCCGAGGTAATTGAGCACGTAGGCATTGAGCTTGTCGTGCGGATATTTCGTGTGAAACTCGGAGAGCGTTGGGCGGGCCGCATCGGAGTGGCCGGCCAGAAATGCTGCCTCGCCCTGGCGAAACAACGCTTGCGGCGCGAACGGGCTCGTCGGATCTCGCGACAGGAACTCGCGAAATTCGGTTTGTGCCTCGTCGTAGCGGCCCAATTGCATCAGCGCTTCGGCAAGAAAGAAGCGAGATTTGACCGCCCCCCGATGCTCCGGATGCTCTTTCAACAACGTGCGGAATTCGTCGACGGCAAGCGACCATCGCTGGGCGCTATAGTGCGTGGCGGCGACGGCGTATTGGTCGTCGGCCTCGTCCGCGCGGAGCTGGCGCACCGGCCCGATGGCCAGCAGAGCAAACAAAAAGATGGCGGCCCGGCGACGCATGGTTCAGCCCCGGCAAGCAAATGTCGAGAATTGGGGGGCGGTATGGTATCGCCGCGATAGCGAATGCGGCAAGGCGAGAATTTTTGCCGGCAGATAGCACCACGCACGCTCGCGCAACAAAAGCCCAGGGAACAGGGTTCCCCGGGCTTGGGCTTTGGACAACGGCTTGCCCGCGCCGGCTTAGAAGTTCGCGCTAGCACCGGTGTTGACCTTGCCGACCATGTGCAGGTGGTCGTGGTCGATGTAGACCACTTCCTGGGCATCGTCGGCGCTGGTGGTGTACGGCAGCGGCCAGCCGACGCGGGTGATTTCCTGGAAATAGATCGTGCATTTGTAGTGCACGTGGTGCAATTGAGCTGGGCCGATTAGCGGATAGACGCGAGGCGGGTCGATATAGTCGGCGATCTTGTCTTTCACGATCCGCACGTTGTTTCGCGACCGCTCGTAGAGCAGCGGAAAGCCGCCGCGCACTGGCCGGACGCGTTCGAGCGATCGCATCACTTCGTCGTCGCTGGGGGTGTCGACGCCCACGTCGGGAGCGCCCGGGGCGATCGGGCCTAAGATCGGCGCCTTCTTGTACTTTTCATTCCAGATGAAACGCTGTTCTTGAGCGTCTTGGAAATACGGGCTGACCGGAATCGGGATCGAGAACGCTCCCAAATTCGGCCCCAACTCGGTGATCCAGAAGCAGCCGGTGTTGGTGAGAGCCACCATGGCGAACAGCAGGCCGGCGCCCCAGAGCGATTTCCTAGACATGCACAAGACTCCTCGATCTGAATTTCCATCGGTTGCGCTTCGCAGCTTGCAGACAGCCGCGTTCCAACCGACCCATTTCGTAGCGGGTCGTTGCGTGGCGCAAACCGGCTGTACGAAAGTTACAGCTAGTTATCGTGTCAAACTGTGCCGAACTTGCGGGATTTTCCGTGCGTGCCGAAAAAATCGTTGCTAGCCCAACTTCCCCAACGGTTGATGTAAGTGCTTGCGCCGCAACGGATGGCCTGTCCGTTTTTCCACTACCAAGGCGCGCAGCTCGCTCAGTTCTTCCAAGACCCGTCGCGGTTCGTTTCCCAACTCCGCTTTCTGGCAGAGCTGGCCCAGGAACTTCCGCAGCACGAAGGCCAGGAAGCAGACCAGGATGTGGGCCAGCACGCGATCCTCCTTTTGATGCCACGCCGGACGTAGCGACAGATGCTTGGCCGTAACGCGATTCCATCGTCGCGACAATCTCCTGCAGAGTCGTCGAATCGTGCCGATTTCCGGCAAACACCTCGTAGCCCAACGGCAAGCCGCAACGCGTCACCACCAAGCCGATGCAGACTTGTTTGCAATCGGAGCGATGGTCGCGTGAGTAACCACGTTTCGCCGAGGGATTGGCATTGGCTTGTCCTTCGAAGTACGTACTGGTCACGTCGTAGAGCAGCAGGTCGTATTCGATGGCGAACAACTCACCGAAGCGTTGCTTGAGAAAATTTTCCAACGCTTCCTTGTGCGGCAACAGAGCATCCCGGGCCGCGGTACAGGCGATTGTCGTCCACCTTGTCGACGGGAACACCCAACAGATCCGCCAGCGCGCTACGCCGATAGAAGTTCTCGGCAATGTGGAGTTCGCTCGACGGTTCGCAGAGTCTGCCGATGACCAAGATCAGCGCGGTCAGCGACCACGGTATGTGTTCTTGACCTGCCGGAAGGGCCTGCTTGAGAAATTCGTGCAGTCCGAGGTTGCAGCCGTTTGCCGACAATTCTCGCGTCGCACGTTTCGGAGCCTCTACGTCAACTCGCCGGCCGGCACTCGCAGACAGCGCTCGCCAGTGCCACACCAACCGACTCACAGTCTCACAGCCTCACAGCCTCACAGCCTCACGGCCTCATGCCACGAAGTTTTTCCAAGAAGCGGCGCAAATCCGGCGGCAGGGGCATCGTGAAGCGGAGTTGTTCGCCGCTATGTGGGTGTTCGAAGCCGAGTTCGGCGGCGTGCAGGGCCAGGCGCGGGGCGCCGCTCTTATCCGTCGTCGGGCGGCCGCCGAGCGGGTGGCGATAAATCTTTTCGCCGCAGACCGGATGGCCAAGCTCCGAAAGGTGAATGCGAATCTGGTGCGTGCGGCCGGTTTGCAGGCGGCATTCCAGCAGCGTGTATTTGCCGCCGGCCAGTTGCTCCAGCGGCCGGACGTGCGTCACCGCAACCTTGCCGACATCGGGCTGCTGCGTGCTGCCGCGCCTGCCATCGCCCCGGTCGCGAACCAGATTGGTCGAGATCGTTTGCGCCTCGACCGCGCCTTCGACAATCGCCAAGTAGCGGCGGTGTGTCGTGTGCTCGCGAAACTGCTCGGCCAGATGGCGCTCCGCCTTGGCGGTGAGCGCGAAAACCATCAAGCCGCTCGTGTCGCGATCCAAGCGATGCACGGCCCGAACCGGCACCGGCACGCCCCTTCCACGCCGGCGGGCATCTAGCTTGGCCACGACACGGGAAAGCATTTCGTCGAGCGTCGGTTGCATCTGCCGGCGGTGTGCAGACCAATTGCGTTCCTCGCGATGCCGGTTCGAAGTTAGGCCCGAGGGCTTTTCGACGACCACGACATGCTCGTCGAGATGCACGACTTGCACATCTTGTTCGCGGGCGGTCGGGGCCGCGGATTCGGGCAGAATTTTCACGACATCTTGCAGTTTCAGCCGTCGCCCGGCATCGACGCACAAATTGCCGCTGATCATCACATGCCGCGATCGCATGAGCTGACGAATCTCGCCCCACGACTTGCCCGGCAACCATCGCCGCAGCGCAGCCGCGATCGTGGCATTTTCCATATCGGGCAAAACCCGAAAAATCTGCGCTGCCATAGTCGCTTATTTCGATTCAGCCATAATGAACTGTGTGCCACATCCGCGGCCGAGTCACGGTCTACTCCTCCCTCGCCCCTCGCCCCTCGTCCCTCGCCCCTACCTTCACGCCTTCATCCTCGATCCAATACGGAATAATCTCTTCGCTGCACGCGCTGCCGCGATGCTTGGCGATATACATGGCTCTAGCCAGCCGGCTTCCTTCGCGCACCCGACCCAGGTAGATCACGGTGTTGGCATTCGACAGCACATCCCCTTCGTCGAGCGGCCGGCCGATCAGATCTTCGAGCATCGTTTCGCGAGTCGTGGAGAGCAGCAGGCAGCCGATCTCGCGGAAGTCGTAAGCGTGGCGATCGACCTCGGCCTGGTTGACCCGAAAGTGTTCGCGCAGCAGATCGCGGGCGACCCAATCCGATTCCTTGCGGAGAATCTGATGATAAATGTATTCGAACAACTCGAACTGGATCGATTCCGCGGGCCGATCGACCGGCTCCATGCCGTCGATCACCGCCCGGCGAACGCCTCGGATGAAATTTCCGTAGAAGAAGGAGATCGCCGCGGTGAGCCGCTTGGTGAGATCGGCTTTCCAATCGAGCCATTGGTCGAAATCGAGATCCTGCCGCGTCACACGGCGACCCGTTTGTTGGAAGACGTTCAGGTAATCGCCGCATGGAGTGTCGGACTGCCAAAGTTGTTCGGCGGCGAGCGGGGCCTCGGCCGGCATGGCGTGAAGCTGCCAGCCATAGCGTGCGGCGGCATAAGGGCCGTGGTTCTGCGAATCGCCGCGCGACGACATATCGAACACGATTCCGCGCCGCCCTTCCTGCTGCTGGCCGGCTTGAAGAAACGCCAGCCCGAGTTGCGTTTTGCCGATGCCGGTGGCTCCGGCGAGCACGGTGAGCGTGCCCGGAAAAAGGCCGCCGCCGAGGGACTGATCGAGCGCCGGAATGCCGGTCGTTTGCCGCTTGGGTGGATTCATCGGATTAGTATATCCGCGGCTGCGGCGGCTGGCACTGGGCAAGGCTTGTCCCTGCCACTCGCAGGCGTGAGGGATGTGCCACTGGCCAGCGCAGTCGGCCAGTGTGAACCGCGAAATGGGGCTGCCTTCGCTTGCGAAAATCGTCCTATAGAGTGCCCGGCGCGGCGGGGCTGGCACTGGCCGACTGCGCTGGCCAGTGGCACACGGATAGTCGCCTGGCAATTCTATTTAGCTCGGCCAAGGGCTATACTCGGCGAGCCGGACGTGTCGAGTCCGAACTCGGCGAGATCACGGCCAACCGTGCGAGATCAAACAGGAGCCATCGATGCGAATGTGGAAATTAGTCGTCTTTCTTTCGGCGGCATTCGGGATCGGCGGTTCGCCCGCGACGCTCTTCGCTGCCGAGCCGATCGCCTTCATGGTCAAATTTCCGGTCGGCGAGGCCGATCGCCAGACGAATAGTGTCGATATCGATCAGACCGTCTCTAGCGACGCCATCCCCACGCCGCAAAACATTTCGATCAAGCTTTCGGCGAAGACTTTGCTCAAGCCGATCAAATCGGATGCGACAGGCAGCCTGGTCGAAGTCACCTATGAAGGGGTGAAAATGTCGGAGTCGGTCGCGCGCGTCTCGGGCGAGCTCGATAAAGCCCTGGCGACGATTGTCGGCCAAAAAATCACGTTGCATTTCACCCCTGCCGGACGGGTCGACAAAGTCGAAGGCGTCGATGCGATCGTCGCCAAGCTGCCGGCAGGCGAGCAACAAGCGGCCGCCAAGCGGTTTCTCGATGCCGAACATATCAAGGAGGAATACAATACTCCGTTTGAGCAGTTGCTGCCGCTGAAGCCGGTGAATATCGGCGATGCCTGGGACACCGAAATCTCGCTCAAGGCGTCGATTGCGGAAATCAAAGTCAAAAGCCACGTGAAGTTCGCTGGGATCGACGAGCGCGACGGACACAAAATTGCCCGGCTCGAATTCACCGGCACCGGCGCGCTGCAGCCGTCCGCCGCCTTGACCGCCCACCAATCGGCGGTGGATCGCTTGGCTCAAAATGGCACCGCCCAGTTCGATCTCACCCGCGGCTGGCTGATCTCGGAATCTGTCGACCAGCAAATGAAAGTGACCACGCAACTCAAGGCCCCGGGCGGCAAGAGTGTAAGCCTGAAGATCGACCAAACCGTAAAATCGCGGACCACAACAACTCCCGCGACGGCCGGCAAGTAAGGAAGCTGGCCGCGTCGCCGCTTCCGTCCTGGCGGTTCCGCGTGGCCTTAAGAAACCGCTCGTTCTGGCTGTGAATTCGCCGGCGGGATGCGTTCCATGTTCTTCAATCCTCGAAACCTGATTGCTTGGCTGGCGCTTTTGGCGCTCGTGGGCGCGACGGTGTGGGCATTATCGTTCTCGCCCGATGCTCCGGCCGATTTCACATTCGCCAACGAAGCAGAGGTCAAATCGGTAGATCCGGCCGTCGTCAACGGACAGCTCGAAGGCCGAATCGTCGATTGCTTGTTCGAAGGGCTGACGCGCTGGGACCCAAAAACGCTCGAGCCGCGTCCCGGTGTCGCGGAAAGCTGGGATATTTCTCCCGACAAGAAGACCTACACGTTCCACTTGCGGCACGATGCCCGCTGGTCCGACGGTTCGCGCTTCACCGCCGCCGATTTTCTCTATTCGCACCGCCGGGCACTCGACCCCCAAACCGGCTGCACGTATTCCTACATTTATTACACGATCAAGAACGCGCGAAAATACAACACGCTGCGCGTCGAGCCCGGCGATCCGGTCGAGATCGAGCGGGACGATCGTCCGCCGGGCGCGCTGGAATACGCCCGCGGCAAGCTGCTGCACGGCAAGCTGCTGAGCGTCGATCCGCCGTTTCCGAAGGACGAAGCGAGCGGCGGCGACGACGACAGCGCACCGCCGAAGCGCGCCTACGTCGTCGAAATCGACGGCAAGAAGCGAACGTTCCGACCCGGCGGCGATTCCGAAGGCTGCAAAACCGTGCTGCTGGATTTCAAGCAAGTCGGCCTGAAGGCGCTGGATGATTACACGTATCAAATCACGCTGGAAAACCCGACCGCCTATTTCCTGCAAGTCACCGGCATGTTTCCGCTCTATCCGGTCCAGCAGAAATGCGTCGAGACGTTCGGCTATCCCGGCTGGGTGTCCACGGAGCATCTCGTCAGCAATGGCCCGTTTCGGATCGGGAGCC
It encodes the following:
- a CDS encoding RluA family pseudouridine synthase; its protein translation is MAAQIFRVLPDMENATIAAALRRWLPGKSWGEIRQLMRSRHVMISGNLCVDAGRRLKLQDVVKILPESAAPTAREQDVQVVHLDEHVVVVEKPSGLTSNRHREERNWSAHRRQMQPTLDEMLSRVVAKLDARRRGRGVPVPVRAVHRLDRDTSGLMVFALTAKAERHLAEQFREHTTHRRYLAIVEGAVEAQTISTNLVRDRGDGRRGSTQQPDVGKVAVTHVRPLEQLAGGKYTLLECRLQTGRTHQIRIHLSELGHPVCGEKIYRHPLGGRPTTDKSGAPRLALHAAELGFEHPHSGEQLRFTMPLPPDLRRFLEKLRGMRP
- a CDS encoding ATPase domain-containing protein → MNPPKRQTTGIPALDQSLGGGLFPGTLTVLAGATGIGKTQLGLAFLQAGQQQEGRRGIVFDMSSRGDSQNHGPYAAARYGWQLHAMPAEAPLAAEQLWQSDTPCGDYLNVFQQTGRRVTRQDLDFDQWLDWKADLTKRLTAAISFFYGNFIRGVRRAVIDGMEPVDRPAESIQFELFEYIYHQILRKESDWVARDLLREHFRVNQAEVDRHAYDFREIGCLLLSTTRETMLEDLIGRPLDEGDVLSNANTVIYLGRVREGSRLARAMYIAKHRGSACSEEIIPYWIEDEGVKVGARDEGRGAREE
- a CDS encoding DUF6263 family protein — protein: MRMWKLVVFLSAAFGIGGSPATLFAAEPIAFMVKFPVGEADRQTNSVDIDQTVSSDAIPTPQNISIKLSAKTLLKPIKSDATGSLVEVTYEGVKMSESVARVSGELDKALATIVGQKITLHFTPAGRVDKVEGVDAIVAKLPAGEQQAAAKRFLDAEHIKEEYNTPFEQLLPLKPVNIGDAWDTEISLKASIAEIKVKSHVKFAGIDERDGHKIARLEFTGTGALQPSAALTAHQSAVDRLAQNGTAQFDLTRGWLISESVDQQMKVTTQLKAPGGKSVSLKIDQTVKSRTTTTPATAGK